The Psychroflexus sp. ALD_RP9 region CCGATAATAAGAGTTGCTCAAAGTTATAAGAGGCTTGTTCATGCGTACCAAATACGCTGGTAATGGTTTGTCCTTGAATGGTTAATTGTATGTTTTTATTTTCGATATCAGGACCTTGTGAGGCATAAAATTGGTGGGTTTTACCACCACCACGTGCTGGCGGACCACCACGACCATCAAAAAAGATGACGCTAATGCCATAGTCACGTGAAAGTTTAGTGAGCGTTTCTTTGGTTTTAAAAATTTCCCAATTAGCTTTTAGATAACCGCCGTCTTTTGTGCCGTCAGAAAATCCTAGCATGATATGCTGCTCATTTTGGCGAGCTTTTAGGTGTGATTGGTATGTTTTGTTTTCATAAAGGCTTTTCATGACATGATGTGCATTGCTCATACCTTGCATGGTTTCAAAAAGTGGAACAATATCAATATTGATGTCTTCATCCTTATATCCTGAAAATTTGAATAAAGCATAAACGTTTAACACATCTGTAATTTTTTCAGCATTTGAAATGATGTAGCGATGCACACTTTTTAAACCATTTTTTTGCTGAAGAGACTGTAATTGTTGTACGTTTTTTAGCGTATCGCTTGTAAGTTCGTTAGCGTATTCACTGGGTTTTGCTTTGGTTTCACGTTGAGTTAAAACTTCAACTTGTTGCGCTTCATTTAGGTTTTTCCAGTCTAGATTAAATTCTTTTTGAACAATGTCTGTGATCACTATAGTATGAATGGAAGCATCCTGACGAATATCTAAGGAGGCAAAATGTGCGCCAAATAAATGAACACGACCTATGAAATCGTTAATTTCATCGATATAAAGGCTATTATAGTTTTCTATTATAATGGCTTTAACTTCTTCTAATGTTACCAAGATTTCTTGAGCGCTTAGTGATGCATCTTCTTGAAATATCTGGCGATACAATTGCTGTTTTAAGTTATTTAATAAAGCATCAGTTTTTCTAAAGCTTATTTTCTTCATCAGCCATTTTAAATGGTGATAATAACATTTCATGATTGAAGTTCGCAGTTCTTTGGCCACATTTTGAGTTGTTTCAGCATGAACAAAAGGGTTGCCATCGCGATCGCCACCTGGCCAAAAGCCAAGTTGAAGTAATTGTGGGTTAAAATCAGGTTCAACTTCTAATCGGTCACAAATTTTATGGTAAAGCCTACCTAAAGTTTGGTAATACACATATCGTAAATAAAAAATGATGCTTTTGGCTTCTTGAAAAGGTGTTGGTTTTTCTTTATTAATAAACGGTGTAAAGGCTAGTTGTTGTAAACTCTTATCAATTTGTTGAATGTCGTTTATTTTTATGGCTTCTCTTAATTGATGCATAATACCTTGCACCGTATTAGGATAAAACTGAGTTGGGTGTGCTGTGAATACTACACGTACGCCAAAGTTTTTAAAATGCTCAAGGGTTTCAGGATCAAGCTTGTTGTTTTCGAAAAATGCGTCGATTCCAGCTTTGTTAAATTCGCTAAAGGCAGCATCTTCAACACTATCAAACAGGACAACTTGGCGTTCTATATACTGCACCATTCTAAACAAGAAATCAAATTTTTCTTCGGTGGTTTTAACTGTGGTGTGTTGCTTTAAGAAATCGGTAATGACTTGATCTGGGCTTAACTTTTGCTTGTAATAATCCAAGCTCATTTTTTGAAGTAAAGGCACATAAACGCCAGTGTGTTTAATATTTTCGTTAGGTAGGTTGGTGAATAGGCTGTTATAAATAAGAAATTTATTGGTGATTAAATTTCTGAACTTTTCTAATTTTACTTCTGATAATTTCATGCCTTAGAATTTAAAAAAACCAAGATAATAAAATTAGAAAAAGTCGAATATGACGAATGGCAGAAAACCTAAAAGTTATAGCATTGCGACTTATTTTAAAAAAAAACTTCAGCAATGGCCTATAGCCATAACTGAAGTTTTTAAGCTGTGTTGTGTGTTAAAGTCTACTTTATAAATTGAGCAGAACGTAATATGGCTTCAACCTCAATCATTTGTGTGCGTTTTGAAGCTGAAGGTTTAAAGACAAAACCTTCTAGCATCAGGTAGGTATTATCAGTTTTGTTTTTAACCGCATAAGTTAAAAAGGGACCGCCCATGAAAAAGCCTTTAACCTCCCAAGTACCTTTGACTTCATAGGCAAATTTACCATCGATTTTAGTTTCAAATAGATAAGGCGCATAAGCTTTTTCGGTACTCATAAAGCTCTCTTCGGTAGGCCCTGGAATTTTGGCTTGACCAATACTATCACGTACTTTAATGATGTTTTCAAGTATGTTATTGTCTTTCTCTATGCTTTCGGCTGGAACTTCGTAAATAGTAAGCTCCATACTACCATGTTTGATGTCTTTTCTCAACCAAATAAAGTTGTTTTCTGTTTTAGCATAGCGATAAGCTGTAGGCAGGTTTAGGCTGATATTAAATTCGTCTCTAATGGCTTGGTCATCTTTTAAAGACTTAGCAATGCGTCTTTGTCGCTCTTTAATTTCAGTAGCTTGCAAGTCGTTTATGACTCGGTCTGCATTTGCTTTAAGGAGAGAATCGAAGGCTTTTGCTGAGTTGGCACCAAATAAGTAGCCAACCTGAGGTTGAGCAAAGCTATCAACTAAACGTTGGATTTGAGGTTGTTTGGTATTTTCAAATTTGATAAAAATTCGATTTTTACGTGCAAAGCCTGTAAATATTTCAGGAGGAATTTGTCTAAGATTAAACTGTGGTTCTTGTTGAGGTAAACCTTTAAAATCGGCGGCAAATACATCTCTGATATGCTCACCTAATTTTCCATTCCACTGTTCATTTTCAATGATCACATTCAATTCGTTAAGGTTCCCTGACGACTCGGCAATGATTCGTTGACTTGGTTTGTTTTGGCAAGCTATAAATAGACTTATAATTGCAACTAAACTGGTAATTTTGCGCATAAAATTTATTTTAAAAGTCATTAAGACTCATCTAATATCATTCCAAACTTCACTAAATATTAAATTTTTTATGATTTAACATCCAAAGCATCGCGAAGTGCATTACCGATAAGCATAAATGCCATAACTAGCGACATGATGGCTAAACCAGGAATTATTGCTAAATAAGCTTTGCCAACAATGATATAGCTGTAGTGGTCTTTAATCATGGCGCCCCAACTTGGGATAGGTGGTTGAGCCCCAATTCCCAAGAAACTGAGGCCACTTTCGATTAAAATGGCAGCTGCAAAATTTGCTGCTGAAATTACAATAACAGGCGCGATAGCATTTGGCAAAATATGTTTAAACATGATGCTACGATGGCCTAAACCCAATGTTTTTGCGGCGACAATGTATTGTTCGTTTTTTAAACTGATAAATTGCCCACGGACTACACGTGCCACTTCAACCCACATAGTGAGTCCGACTGCTATAAATACCTGCCAAAATCCTTTGCCTAGCACAAGTGTGATGGCAATAACTAATAAAAGTGTCGGTATAGACCAAGTCACGTTGATGAGCCACATAATGGCTTGATCTATTTTACCACCAAAATAACCAGCTATAGCTCCTAAACTAATGCCGATGAGAAGAGAAATGAAAACAGCTACAAAGCCAATAGAGAGTGAAATTCGGCTCCCAATAAGTAAACGGCTTAATAAGTCACGACCATATTTATCGGTACCGAGCCAGTAGGTTTGCTTATGGATGACTGAGTTGTTTTTCGAACTTAACTCAGATAGCGGAATAACTTGGTCGAATTCATTTTCTAAAATACCATAAGTGTTGTAAAATAAACTATCATTTTTGAGTTTGTAAGTTTCTATAGGAACAAATTCTGCTGAAGCCGATTTACCCGTTAAAAACCAAGTGCTATTTTCATTTACAACCGCTTTTTTGTAGAAGCCTTTTACAGTAAAGCCTGGCGGTTTTGAATGAATGCTTAAAGCCATTTGGTTGGCATTTGCTGAGTTGTCAGGAGCTATAATATAAGCTAACAAGGCAACTATGCTGATTAAAACGACATAGACAAAACTAGAAACGCCCCAAAAATTACTTTTAAATTTTTGGAGCGCTAAATAAGTTTGTGAATGTTTATTTAACCACATGACAGCGGTTTAAGGTTTTATAGATTTTTCGGCCACTTTATAATCTGCGTTTGTTTCAAGTTCGCTTAAAACTTGAATGGCTTCTTTTACATAAGCATCTTTTGATAGACTTTTATACCATCGATTACGCTTTTCAGCCAAAGCGGAATCACTTTCAAACTTAGCCATTTCGTAAGGTAAGGCTTTGAATTCTAAATTATTAGAGTAATTGTTTATATCTTCAAAGCGCTCAGATTGTTGACGCATATCTTCTTGATCAGCTCTATAAATTTCGTAGTTTAAGCTAAAGGTATTCATGTCTCTTTGAGACTTGATCCATTGTGCATTTTCATCAATTAATTGAAGAACTTTATTTTGATTTAAACGCTTGATCGAGTTTTTAATCACTTCATCATAATTTTTATAACCATTCCACGGCGAATATGAAGCCGCAGCAATTTTATCCCATGGCATAGGGTTTTCATAATCACGTTCTCCAATATCTATGTATGAGTAACGATCTGGAACAGGAACATCGCTTTCAACGCCTTTTAATTGAGTAGAGCCGCCATTAATTCGATAAAATTTTTGTGTGGTAATTTTTAAAGCACCCATATCACCAAATGTACTATTTTTCATCCAACGGTTAAGGTCAACCACATTTTGAACGGTGCCTTTACCGTAGGTTTGCTTACTCCCAATAATAATAGCTCGTTTGTAATCTTGCATGGCTGCCGCTAAAATTTCTGAAGCTGAGGCTGACAATTCATTGACTAAAATAACTAAGGGTTTATTCCACAATATATTACGGTCGGTATCTTTTAAAACTTCAACATCGTTTTTACGATCTCTTACTTGAACAACAGGCCCATTTTTAATAAAAAAGCCTGCAATATCAACAACTGTTGAGAGTGAACCACCACCATTATTCCTTAAATCAATTACAAGTCCTTCAACATTTTCTTGGTTTAGGCGTTCAATTTCTTTTTTAATATCAGATGCAGCATTTCTGTTCTTGTAATTATTAACATCAAAATAAAATTTCGGTAAATTGATGATGCCATAATTGTGATTTTCTTTCTTAGTTACTGCTGTTTTGGCGTAGGTTTCTTCAATTTCAACAACATCTCTAACTATTGAAATATTTTCAATTTTACCATCTACTTTCTTAACGGTTAATGTTACCATTGTAGATTTTGGGCCTTTAATTAATTCTACGGCATCACTAAGTCGCATGCCTGTAATTGTTACCGCTTGATCTTCATCTTCTTGTTTTACTTTTTGAATGACATCACCAACTTCTAGTTTTCCGTTCTTCCAGGCAGGTCCGCCAGAAATAATTTCAACAATTTTAATGTTGTTGGTTTGCTTTTGTAATCGAGCACCAATACCTTCTAATTTTCCTGACATTGAGATATCAAAACGCTCTTTGTCTTGAGGTGCTAGATAATTAGTGTGAGGATCGAATTGGCTAACTATACTATTAACATAAATACCGAACCAATCTTTGCGTTCTAAGTCGCTCATGGTTGAATAGAAATTTTTAAGCGATTTTCTGGTTAACTCTCGTGCTTCAACTTCTAGTGAATCTAAAGGTTTAGGTTCAAAGTTATCTTCATCTTTTTGGCGTTGTTCTTGTTCTTCAACTAAGTCGATGTAGTTAGATAAAGTTGTAAACTTTAATTGTTTACGCCAACGCTCTTTAAGTTCTCGGTTGTTTTTAGCATAATTCAATTCATCATAATCGGTTGATATCATTTCATCTTTACCGAAATTAAAAGGTTGGTCTAAAATTTCAATATAAAAGCCCTTAGTTGCCTCCATTTGTGATTGCAAGTTCTCATAGGCTTGGTTAAAAAAAGTAATGTCTCTTCCTTTTATAGCATCATCGATTTCAGTTTTATAAGCATTTAGATCTTTTATTTGCTTTTGTGTAAAATAGCGTTTCATTGGATCAAGCGTACCCATGAAATCTTTGTAAACCGCTTCTGAAAAATCATCATTCATAGATTTCATATCGTAATGACCTTGATTAATCACGAAACTGATGAGCTCAATAAGCACTTTATCTTTATCTGAATCGGCATCGAATTTCTTGGTGGTAAAACTGCACGATGTAATTGAAAGTACAGTAATAACAAATAGTACAAATATGTTTTTCTTCATAATTTAAAATATCTTCAAATAAACAAAAAATTGAACTTTAATAGTGCAATTTGAATTTAAAATTAATGCAAAATCAATCGTATTCAACTAATAATTTGTTAAACCTAAGAAACAGGCTTAAATCTCCTATAAAGTTTTACTTTTGACCTAAAATTTAGGTTATGAATAAAAGACCACTTATTTTAGTTACTAATGATGATGGGATTACAGCGCCAGGAATTCGGCATTTAATCTCTATAATGAAAACTTTAGGAGAGGTTGTTGTAGTCGCGCCTGATCGACCGCAAAGTGGTATGGGACATGCCATTACAATAAGCGATAACTTGTATTGCGACCCTGTTACTATTGATAAATATTCTGAAATTAAAGAATATAGTTGTTCAGGAACACCAGCCGATTGTGTAAAAATTGGAACCCAAGAAATACTTGACCGTCAACCAGATTTATTAGTTAGCGGCATTAATCATGGTTCAAATGCTTCTGTGAATGTGATATATTCTGGTACCATGAGCGCAGCGGTTGAAGCGGGTATTGAAGGAATTCCTGCTATTGGGTTTTCGTTACTAGATTACAGCATGGAAGCTGACTTTAAACCCACTACAAAATTTGTCAAGCGTATTACTCAACAGGTATTAGCACATGGTCTACCTGAAGGTTGTGTTTTAAATGTTAACTTTCCTGTTGCTGAAAGCAGCGAAATTAAAGGCATTAAAGTTTGCCGTCAAGCAAAAGCACATTGGCAAGAGCAATTCGACAAACGCTCTAACCCACAAGGTCGAGATTATTACTGGCTTTCTGGAGAATTTATTAATAATGATAAAGGTGAAAATACCGATATTGAAGCTTTAGAACAAAATTACGTGTCGGTGGTACCTGTTCAATTCGATTTAACAGCACATCGTGCAATGGAGACATTAAATAAATGGAAATTAAATGATTAAACAGATTTTAATAGGCTTTATAATAGGAGTGATTGCAAACCTTGCTGGGCTATATTTATACGTTTATTTTTTTACAGACTATGAAATCGAAGTTGCCTTACGCTTAAGTTATCAAGATGGTTTTATAGGTAAATTAATTGCTTTAGGTGCTGTGCTTAATTTTTTACCTTTTTTTGTATTCATTAAAAAGAAACAAGATTATCGGGCTAGAGGCGTTTTAATAGCCACGATATTAAGCGCTATTTTAATTTTAATCAGCAAAATAATTGACTATGTATAGTAAAAGATTTGACGTTCGCTGGAGTGATATTGATGCTAATCGACATTTAGCAAACTCAGCTTATCAAAATATGATGAGTCATGCGCGTATGGCGTTTTTAATACAAAATGGTTTTACTCATGAGGCATTAATTAGCCATAACCTTGGGCCAATTGTGTTTTATGAGCATATCTACTATTTTAAAGAAATTATGCCTGAAGATCAGGTAACTGTAAGCATTGCTCTCAAAGGTTTATCTAAAGATGGTCGTTTTTTTCAGTTTGAACATAATTTCTATAATCAAAATGGAAAGAATTGTGCTAGAGCTGAAATGATGGGTTCATGGATTGATATGAAATCTAGAAAGTTAACAGGTTTACCAGATGAAATGTTACAAAGTATTGAAGCCATGGATAAAACAGCTGACTTTAAAGTGCTAACCAAAGAAGATACTCGAAAACACCAACAAGTACCTAAAGATATAGATTAATCAAGACCTGGCACGTTTTCGTGCTGGGTTTTTAGTTACCATAAAAACACCTAAAAATACTAAACCAGCTGAAAGCACTTTGAGCGCTGTCATTTGGTCCACACCCGATATAACTGCATAAGCAATGGCAATTACGGGTTGTAGATAAACAAATACACCAATTGTAGAGGCAGAAACTTGTCTTAATGCATAGGTATTTAGTAAATAGGTTAAAAAGGTGGTTCCAATTACAACAAAGCTCATGCGCCAAATTGCTGAAAATGGTAAATTAAGCCAGTCAACTTCAGTGAACTCGCTAATGGTAATTGGGAAATTTATAATAACTGCCGTTAAAAATAACCACTTCATCAATGTAAATGGATGATATTTTGCTGTTAAAGGTCTTACAACGATAAGGTAAAGGCCAAAAGAAAGCGCGTTAATAATAATTAAGGTGTTTCCTAATGGAATATTAGGGGCATTTGTTGTGGTTTCTTTTCCGAAAACAACTAAAGCTATGGCGCCAGCTAACCCAATAATAGCACCACTTATTTTGAGTATAGTTAGTTTTTCACGAATTAATATCGCAGATAAGATAAACACCAAAATAGGTGATAAAGTCACAATTACCGAACTATTTATTGGTGTTGATAGACTCAAGCCTTTAAAGAAAAAAAGCATATTAATGACCATTCCAAATACCGCTGAAGCAATTAGCCTTGGCCAATCTGCACGATCTATTTTTTCAGGTTTTATAAACAAACCAACAAGCCAAAATAGAATTGCAGCACCACTAACTCTAAGCAAAATAAAGCCTAATGGCTGAATGTAAGTTGGCATTAAACCTTTAGCTAAGGTGTGATTTATACCATAAATACTTGTCGCACCAAACGCAGCTAACAAAGCTAAAACCCTAGGACTCATTAAAAAAATCTTGCAAAGCTGTTTTGGTTGCTTTTGAGTTACCAATAAAAACCTTTTCATTATACACAAAAACAGGACGTTTGAGCAAGGTATAGTGTTCTAAAATAAGTGCTTTTGTTTCATCTTCGCTTAATTCACGGTTTTTAAGATTGAGTTCTTTGTAGATTCTAGCGCGCTTATTGAGTAAATCTTTATAAGAGTCGACCTCATTTTTTAAGAACTTCAATTCATCTGAAGAAATGGGTTCTTTTTTGATGTCTTGCAGAGTTAAATCACTTGGAAGATTTAAGCTATCAATGATTTTCTTACAAGTGTCACAAGTTGAAAGGTAAAACACTTTTTTCATGATTCGGTGCTTTGTTTTTTCTTAAAACTTCGGTAGACGAAGTATAATACACCACCTACTAAAATGTAAGGGAAAGCCATCAGATAAACAATACCATTGTTAATACCTTCGGCGGCACTATTGTCTGCCTCAGACTCTAAAACTGCTCTACACATCGAACATTGTGAAAATGCTTCAACTTGTGTAAAAAATAAAAGCAGAATATAGATTATATGTTTTTTCATGATGTCATTTTTTAATAATAAGGATACATAAAAAGATAAACTAAAACACCTGTTATAGCAACGTACATCCAAATAGGGAAGGTCCAACGGGCAATCTTTTTATGCTTTTCATATTCTCCAGTTAAACCACGGTACATGGTAAATAATACTAAGGGAATTATAATTCCTGACAAGACAATATGCGAAATTAAAACAAAGAAATATATTGGTCTAATTAGACCTTCACCTCCAAAAGGAACTGGATCAATGCTAATTTTAGAAAGTACGTAACTTACCAAAAATACCACGGATAACAAAAAAGCCGTGATCATAACATTGCGATGCAACTCTTTTTTTTGTTGTTTAATTAACCTGTAACCTACAAATAAAAGAATGGCAGTTAAGCCATTGATGACTGCATGAAAGAATGGAAATGTGCCAACATCTACACCAAACAGATTTGTGCGTTCAGGAAGAAGCATTAAGATAACAACAATAATAGGAACGAGGATTGATAAAGCTATAATTGTGGGTATCGCTATTTTATCTACTTTAGAAATGCTTTTCATTGTAATAAGAGTTTAATGTCTTCAATTAAGATGTCTATTTGAGGGTCTTCTTCACCTTC contains the following coding sequences:
- a CDS encoding phosphoenolpyruvate carboxylase, which encodes MKLSEVKLEKFRNLITNKFLIYNSLFTNLPNENIKHTGVYVPLLQKMSLDYYKQKLSPDQVITDFLKQHTTVKTTEEKFDFLFRMVQYIERQVVLFDSVEDAAFSEFNKAGIDAFFENNKLDPETLEHFKNFGVRVVFTAHPTQFYPNTVQGIMHQLREAIKINDIQQIDKSLQQLAFTPFINKEKPTPFQEAKSIIFYLRYVYYQTLGRLYHKICDRLEVEPDFNPQLLQLGFWPGGDRDGNPFVHAETTQNVAKELRTSIMKCYYHHLKWLMKKISFRKTDALLNNLKQQLYRQIFQEDASLSAQEILVTLEEVKAIIIENYNSLYIDEINDFIGRVHLFGAHFASLDIRQDASIHTIVITDIVQKEFNLDWKNLNEAQQVEVLTQRETKAKPSEYANELTSDTLKNVQQLQSLQQKNGLKSVHRYIISNAEKITDVLNVYALFKFSGYKDEDINIDIVPLFETMQGMSNAHHVMKSLYENKTYQSHLKARQNEQHIMLGFSDGTKDGGYLKANWEIFKTKETLTKLSRDYGISVIFFDGRGGPPARGGGKTHQFYASQGPDIENKNIQLTIQGQTITSVFGTHEQASYNFEQLLLSGIKSKQSKALSDRLKTVMGDLSDISYQKYLDLKNHELFTGYLENMTPLKQYGATNIGSRPTKRKPSAQLELKDLRAIPFVGSWSMIRQNIPGYYGLGTALEQYKDQFELVEELYQASNFFKSLVHNSMMSMKKTYFPLTAYMAEHSTYGSFWKGLREEYLLTKKWVLQLTKQNELMENEPRARQSISAREKIILPLLSIQQHALIQMQKKDADFDTYEKLVVRCLFGNINASRNSA
- a CDS encoding DUF4837 family protein gives rise to the protein MRKITSLVAIISLFIACQNKPSQRIIAESSGNLNELNVIIENEQWNGKLGEHIRDVFAADFKGLPQQEPQFNLRQIPPEIFTGFARKNRIFIKFENTKQPQIQRLVDSFAQPQVGYLFGANSAKAFDSLLKANADRVINDLQATEIKERQRRIAKSLKDDQAIRDEFNISLNLPTAYRYAKTENNFIWLRKDIKHGSMELTIYEVPAESIEKDNNILENIIKVRDSIGQAKIPGPTEESFMSTEKAYAPYLFETKIDGKFAYEVKGTWEVKGFFMGGPFLTYAVKNKTDNTYLMLEGFVFKPSASKRTQMIEVEAILRSAQFIK
- a CDS encoding ABC transporter permease, which encodes MWLNKHSQTYLALQKFKSNFWGVSSFVYVVLISIVALLAYIIAPDNSANANQMALSIHSKPPGFTVKGFYKKAVVNENSTWFLTGKSASAEFVPIETYKLKNDSLFYNTYGILENEFDQVIPLSELSSKNNSVIHKQTYWLGTDKYGRDLLSRLLIGSRISLSIGFVAVFISLLIGISLGAIAGYFGGKIDQAIMWLINVTWSIPTLLLVIAITLVLGKGFWQVFIAVGLTMWVEVARVVRGQFISLKNEQYIVAAKTLGLGHRSIMFKHILPNAIAPVIVISAANFAAAILIESGLSFLGIGAQPPIPSWGAMIKDHYSYIIVGKAYLAIIPGLAIMSLVMAFMLIGNALRDALDVKS
- a CDS encoding carboxy terminal-processing peptidase — its product is MKKNIFVLFVITVLSITSCSFTTKKFDADSDKDKVLIELISFVINQGHYDMKSMNDDFSEAVYKDFMGTLDPMKRYFTQKQIKDLNAYKTEIDDAIKGRDITFFNQAYENLQSQMEATKGFYIEILDQPFNFGKDEMISTDYDELNYAKNNRELKERWRKQLKFTTLSNYIDLVEEQEQRQKDEDNFEPKPLDSLEVEARELTRKSLKNFYSTMSDLERKDWFGIYVNSIVSQFDPHTNYLAPQDKERFDISMSGKLEGIGARLQKQTNNIKIVEIISGGPAWKNGKLEVGDVIQKVKQEDEDQAVTITGMRLSDAVELIKGPKSTMVTLTVKKVDGKIENISIVRDVVEIEETYAKTAVTKKENHNYGIINLPKFYFDVNNYKNRNAASDIKKEIERLNQENVEGLVIDLRNNGGGSLSTVVDIAGFFIKNGPVVQVRDRKNDVEVLKDTDRNILWNKPLVILVNELSASASEILAAAMQDYKRAIIIGSKQTYGKGTVQNVVDLNRWMKNSTFGDMGALKITTQKFYRINGGSTQLKGVESDVPVPDRYSYIDIGERDYENPMPWDKIAAASYSPWNGYKNYDEVIKNSIKRLNQNKVLQLIDENAQWIKSQRDMNTFSLNYEIYRADQEDMRQQSERFEDINNYSNNLEFKALPYEMAKFESDSALAEKRNRWYKSLSKDAYVKEAIQVLSELETNADYKVAEKSIKP
- the surE gene encoding 5'/3'-nucleotidase SurE, translated to MNKRPLILVTNDDGITAPGIRHLISIMKTLGEVVVVAPDRPQSGMGHAITISDNLYCDPVTIDKYSEIKEYSCSGTPADCVKIGTQEILDRQPDLLVSGINHGSNASVNVIYSGTMSAAVEAGIEGIPAIGFSLLDYSMEADFKPTTKFVKRITQQVLAHGLPEGCVLNVNFPVAESSEIKGIKVCRQAKAHWQEQFDKRSNPQGRDYYWLSGEFINNDKGENTDIEALEQNYVSVVPVQFDLTAHRAMETLNKWKLND
- a CDS encoding acyl-CoA thioesterase produces the protein MYSKRFDVRWSDIDANRHLANSAYQNMMSHARMAFLIQNGFTHEALISHNLGPIVFYEHIYYFKEIMPEDQVTVSIALKGLSKDGRFFQFEHNFYNQNGKNCARAEMMGSWIDMKSRKLTGLPDEMLQSIEAMDKTADFKVLTKEDTRKHQQVPKDID
- a CDS encoding DMT family transporter, whose protein sequence is MSPRVLALLAAFGATSIYGINHTLAKGLMPTYIQPLGFILLRVSGAAILFWLVGLFIKPEKIDRADWPRLIASAVFGMVINMLFFFKGLSLSTPINSSVIVTLSPILVFILSAILIREKLTILKISGAIIGLAGAIALVVFGKETTTNAPNIPLGNTLIIINALSFGLYLIVVRPLTAKYHPFTLMKWLFLTAVIINFPITISEFTEVDWLNLPFSAIWRMSFVVIGTTFLTYLLNTYALRQVSASTIGVFVYLQPVIAIAYAVISGVDQMTALKVLSAGLVFLGVFMVTKNPARKRARS
- a CDS encoding arsenate reductase family protein codes for the protein MKKVFYLSTCDTCKKIIDSLNLPSDLTLQDIKKEPISSDELKFLKNEVDSYKDLLNKRARIYKELNLKNRELSEDETKALILEHYTLLKRPVFVYNEKVFIGNSKATKTALQDFFNES
- a CDS encoding DUF420 domain-containing protein, with the protein product MKSISKVDKIAIPTIIALSILVPIIVVILMLLPERTNLFGVDVGTFPFFHAVINGLTAILLFVGYRLIKQQKKELHRNVMITAFLLSVVFLVSYVLSKISIDPVPFGGEGLIRPIYFFVLISHIVLSGIIIPLVLFTMYRGLTGEYEKHKKIARWTFPIWMYVAITGVLVYLFMYPYY